The following proteins come from a genomic window of Pyxidicoccus sp. MSG2:
- a CDS encoding DUF3332 domain-containing protein yields MKRPSPWLAVLCAGFISMHATGCFGQFKLTQNIWQFNKGISSQKFVQWLMFLVLVIVPVYEIGALIDALIINSIEFWSGSNPMSSADGADDGTRVVKLSPTDTLRMSRDAETGVMRLELDREGQEPVVRFFEPLEDGMAARDEAGNLLVQARAAADGAVAVTDAAGTTLTVHASEAMQLARRVYEEGGAAALAKHAVEQTAVSRGLALNACVAP; encoded by the coding sequence ATGAAGCGTCCTTCCCCCTGGCTCGCCGTGCTGTGCGCGGGATTCATCTCCATGCACGCGACGGGCTGCTTCGGCCAGTTCAAGCTCACGCAGAACATCTGGCAGTTCAACAAGGGCATCTCCAGCCAGAAGTTCGTGCAGTGGCTGATGTTCCTCGTGCTCGTCATCGTCCCCGTCTACGAGATTGGCGCGCTCATCGACGCGCTCATCATCAACAGCATCGAGTTCTGGTCCGGCAGCAACCCCATGAGCAGCGCCGACGGCGCCGATGACGGCACGCGCGTCGTGAAGCTCAGCCCCACCGACACGCTGCGCATGTCGCGCGACGCAGAGACGGGCGTCATGCGCCTCGAGCTGGACCGCGAGGGCCAGGAGCCGGTGGTGCGCTTCTTCGAGCCGCTCGAGGACGGCATGGCGGCCCGCGACGAGGCCGGCAACCTGCTCGTCCAGGCCCGTGCGGCGGCCGACGGCGCGGTGGCCGTGACGGACGCGGCCGGCACCACCCTCACCGTCCACGCCAGCGAGGCGATGCAGCTCGCCCGCCGCGTGTACGAAGAGGGCGGCGCGGCGGCCCTCGCGAAGCACGCCGTGGAGCAGACCGCCGTGTCCCGCGGCCTCGCGCTCAACGCCTGCGTGGCCCCGTAG